The Argopecten irradians isolate NY chromosome 6, Ai_NY, whole genome shotgun sequence genome has a window encoding:
- the LOC138326493 gene encoding uncharacterized protein, whose protein sequence is MTTLKELIDIGTDMGLKGTSLAEFVRDEQARERDQRQHEREEARAEAERTHELLVLKENRQLEKEREERAIQEHLRKCELLSLQEKQSVRTDSLSQSLPSTRGPKLPSFDDERDSMDSYLQRFERFATTQKWDKATSWASNLSVLLKGRALDVFSRLPVDQSLDYEVLKTALLKRFEMTEEGFRNRFRSGRPEKGETFSQFAVRLDSYFTRWLELAKTNKTFDNLRDLMVRDQFLQACGQDLVLFLKERTPTSLSAMSQLADQYAEARGNPSNLVRPKGSGNKDFHGQGKKREDSSSSSAVSNSKEKSGDRASVRHCYVCNSTDHLANRCPKKKSGNCVALVRESLTKKRQSNILVRADSQVKDISVSCDVSCKPSTMPVVEGLVGNQLVTVLRDTGCGGVVLKRSLARPDQMTGESRTCTLADGSTLQVPIAMVEIDTPYYEGSVIAWCMETPVYDLIVGNIEGARPPGEPNYSWNRGRSSVNAVQTRAQKREEGKPYKPLKVPEALGEVLPGDIKNAQQEDDSLTHIRELVRKGDVKERQDGGTSGFFLRRGIVYRKFSSPCIGNRRTYNQLVVPKKYRGTVMKLAHDTIMSGHLGAKRTLDRIMMEFYWPGVNADVTRFCRSCDVCQRTFPKGRVAKVPLGRMPLIDTPFKRVAIDLVGPLQPATARGNRFILTVVDYATRYPEAVALPGIETERVAEALVDVYSRVGIPREVLTDQGSQFTSDLMKEVSRLLSIRRLTTTPYHPMCNGLVERFNGTVKQMLKRMCAERPKDWDKFINSLLFAYREVPQESLGFSPFELLYGRTVRGPMMILRELWTKDVADDDVKTTYQYVVDLRERLEETCKLAQEQLSSAKVRQAKYYNRKAKVRTMEPGQRVVVLHPTNRNKLLMQWRGPFVITERKGSMDYAVNVDGKVKTLHANMLRLYVDRTDSGSLVMERDSGALSVVCASIVRDADNDEEDDFSPSNIVTLPTSVGTETVKDVGVSDELELEQQQNVNELLSEFADVLTDVPGKTTLVEHDINLTTNDPVRVKSHTLPFQMKATIREEVDKMLKMGVIELSDSPFASPVVIVRKKDGTNRFCIDFRQLNRVTVFDAEPMPNAEDIFSRLAGHQYFSRLDLSKGYWQVPMAECSKRKTAFTTPVGLFQFNVMPFGLVNAPATFCRLMRKLLHGMSNIESFIDDILIYTQTWEQHIDILRELFVRLRNASISARPSKCAIGYKSLECLGHMVGNERLLPNPEKVKAILEAPRPVTKTQVRAFLGLAGFYRKFIANFAAISVPLTDLTRKGQPNKVVWELPQEAAFETLKRRLASKPILKLVDLEAEFILRTDASDKGLGAILLQEEDGNPLPVAFASRKLKASERAYAVIEKECLAVIWGITKFERYLYGRSFILETDHQPLVYLNKLKGTNARLMRWALILQPYRFTIRAIRGKDNVGADCLSRL, encoded by the coding sequence ATGACTACCCTTAAAGAGTTAATAGATATAGGGACGGATATGGGTTTGAAAGGTACATCACTCGCGGAGTTTGTACGGGACGAGCAGGCGCGGGAACGCGATCAGAGACAACACGAGCGTGAGGAAGCCCGAGCAGAGGCAGAGCGAACGCATGAACTGTTGGTGTTAAAGGAGAATAGACAACTGGAGAAAGAACGCGAGGAAAGGGCAATACAAGAACATTTACGTAAGTGTGAGTTATTGAGTCTACAAGAGAAACAGTCGGTTCGTACAGATAGTTTGAGTCAGTCGTTACCGAGTACACGCGGGCCTAAACTTCCATCGTTCGATGATGAGAGAGATAGTATGGACTCATATTTACAGCGATTTGAGAGATTCGCAACAACTCAAAAATGGGACAAAGCGACTAGTTGGGCTTCGAACCTTAGCGTGCTTCTCAAAGGACGCGCTCTTGATGTGTTTTCGCGGTTGCCGGTTGACCAATCGTTAGACTATGAGGTTTTGAAAACGGCGCTCCTCAAGAGATTCGAAATGACCGAGGAAGGATTTCGGAATCGATTTAGATCAGGCAGACCTGAGAAAGGAGAGACATTTTCGCAGTTCGCGGTCAGGCTTGATAGTTATTTTACGCGTTGGCTTGAGTTGGCAAAGACGAATAAGACATTTGATAACCTCAGGGATCTGATGGTACGCGATCAGTTTCTTCAAGCTTGTGGACAAGACCTCGTATTGTTTTTGAAGGAACGCACACCGACCTCGTTGTCAGCTATGTCACAGCTTGCCGATCAGTATGCGGAAGCGAGGGGCAATCCGTCCAATCTTGTTAGGCCTAAGGGTAGTGGAAATAAAGACTTTCATGGACAAGGAAAGAAACGTGAGGATAGTAGTTCATCTTCGGCAGTATCGAACTCCAAGGAGAAATCTGGTGATAGGGCGTCAGTTAGACATTGTTATGTGTGCAATTCAACTGATCATCTCGCTAATAGATGTCCTAAAAAGAAATCCGGAAATTGCGTTGCTCTCGTAAGAGAGAGTTTAACGAAAAAACGGCAGTCCAACATTCTGGTAAGGGCAGATAGCCAAGTTAAGGACATTTCGGTTTCCTGTGACGTTTCTTGCAAACCGTCCACAATGCCGGTGGTAGAAGGACTGGTTGGTAACCAGCTTGTCACGGTGTTGCGTGATACCGGTTGTGGCGGTGTAGTGCTTAAGCGCAGTCTTGCGAGACCTGACCAGATGACGGGAGAATCACGAACATGTACGTTGGCTGATGGAAGTACTCTCCAAGTACCCATTGCCATGGTCGAGATTGACACACCTTACTACGAGGGATCGGTGATAGCGTGGTGTATGGAAACCCCCGTTTACGATCTGATTGTAGGGAACATTGAAGGTGCTAGACCTCCAGGGGAGCCTAATTATTCGTGGAACCGTGGGCGAAGTTCTGTGAATGCAGTGCAGACAAGGGCTCAAAAGCGTGAGGAAGGAAAACCTTATAAACCACTGAAGGTGCCTGAAGCACTTGGAGAAGTTCTGCCAGGGGATATTAAGAACGCCCAACAGGAGGACGATTCTTTAACGCATATCAGAGAACTGGTCAGAAAGGGAGATGTCAAGGAAAGACAGGATGGAGGGACATCAGGGTTTTTTCTTCGCCGGGGTATTGTATACAGGAAATTCAGTAGCCCGTGTATAGGTAATAGGAGGACATACAATCAGTTGGTTGTACCCAAGAAGTATCGCGGAACAGTGATGAAACTAGCGCATGATACGattatgtcaggacatctgGGGGCGAAGCGCACGTTGGACAGGATTATGATGGAATTCTACTGGCCTGGGGTCAACGCAGATGTAACTAGATTCTGTAGATCGTGCGACGTCTGCCAACGAACTTTTCCCAAAGGACGTGTTGCTAAAGTGCCGCTTGGGAGAATGCCTTTAATAGACACTCCATTTAAACGCGTAGCGATTGATCTTGTCGGTCCTTTGCAGCCAGCAACTGCGAGAGGGAATCGATTCATTTTAACAGTGGTTGATTACGCGACGCGATATCCAGAGGCGGTCGCTTTACCAGGAATCGAAACAGAACGCGTAGCTGAAGCACTCGTTGACGTTTATAGCAGAGTTGGCATCCCTAGGGAAGTGCTTACCGATCAGGGCAGCCAGTTTACATCCGATCTTATGAAAGAGGTTAGTCGGTTGTTATCTATCAGACGCCTTACCACTACACCATACCATCCTATGTGTAATGGGTTGGTAGAACGCTTCAACGGCACCGTAAAACAAATGCTAAAGCGAATGTGCGCCGAGAGACCGAAGGATTGGGACAAATTCATCAACTCCCTTCTTTTCGCGTATCGAGAGGTACCGCAAGAGAGTCTGGGGTTTTCGCCATTCGAGTTGCTGTATGGGAGAACTGTAAGGGGACCGATGATGATCCTTCGAGAGCTCTGGACCAAAGATGTTGCCGACGATGACGTCAAAACAACTTACCAATACGTTGTTGATTTAAGGGAACGGTTGGAGGAGACATGCAAGCTTGCACAAGAGCAGCTTTCGTCAGCCAAAGTTAGACAGGCAAAGTATTATAACCGGAAGGCCAAGGTGCGTACGATGGAGCCTGGTCAGAGGGTTGTGGTTCTACATCCCACTAATCGTAACAAGCTCTTGATGCAGTGGAGAGGTCCTTTCGTTATAACGGAGAGGAAAGGATCAATGGATTACGCCGTCAATGTGGATGGGAAAGTCAAGACGCTCCATGCCAATATGTTGCGTCTCTATGTTGATAGAACTGACAGCGGGAGCCTGGTGATGGAGAGGGATTCAGGAGCTTTATCGGTAGTATGCGCATCAATCGTTCGTGACGCCGATAATGATGAAGAAGATGATTTTTCTCCAAGCAATATTGTGACTTTACCAACATCTGTAGGGACGGAGACTGTTAAAGATGTTGGTGTATCAGACGAGTTGGAACTTGAACAGCAACAAAACGTGAACGAATTACTCTCTGAATTCGCGGATGTACTTACAGATGTACCTGGAAAGACTACGCTGGTAGAACATGATATCAACTTGACAACAAACGACCCGGTTAGAGTCAAAAGTCACACTTTACCATTTCAGATGAAAGCCACTATAAGGGAGGAGGTGGACAAGATGTTAAAGATGGGTGTTATCGAACTTTCCGATTCACCATTTGCTTCCCCGGTTGTTATCGTCAGGAAGAAAGACGGAACAAATCGCTTCTGTATAGACTTTCGCCAGTTAAATCGAGTAACTGTGTTTGATGCAGAACCGATGCCGAATGCTGAGGATATATTCTCGAGACTAGCGGGACATCAGTACTTCTCGCGGCTCGACCTGAGTAAAGGGTACTGGCAAGTACCAATGGCGGAGTGTTCCAAGCGCAAAACTGCATTTACGACCCCAGTGGGTCTTTTCCAATTCAATGTGATGCCGTTCGGGCTAGTAAATGCCCCAGCAACATTCTGTCGGTTGATGAGGAAGCTACTGCATGGAATGTCGAACATTGAAAGTTTTATTGATGACATCCTCATATATACGCAAACATGGGAACAACACATTGACATCCTTCGCGAACTCTTTGTTAGGCTCAGGAATGCGTCCATATCCGCTAGACCGTCAAAGTGTGCCATCGGGTACAAGAGTTTGGAATGTTTGGGACACATGGTCGGAAATGAGAGATTGCTCCCTAATCCAGaaaaggtcaaggccattctGGAAGCACCTCGCCCAGTGACTAAAACACAAGTTCGTGCATTCCTCGGATTAGCTGGATTTTATAGGAAATTCATTGCAAACTTTGCAGCTATTTCCGTGCCGTTAACTGATCTGACGAGGAAGGGGCAGCCGAACAAGGTGGTTTGGGAATTGCCGCAAGAGGCAGCATTCGAAACGCTCAAACGACGGTTAGCCAGCAAGCCTATCTTGAAACTCGTGGACCTCGAGGCTGAATTTATATTGCGAACAGATGCTTCAGACAAGGGACTTGGAGCCATTTTGTTGCAAGAGGAAGACGGAAATCCTTTACCAGTTGCGTTCGCTAGTAGAAAGCTCAAAGCATCAGAGAGAGCTTACGCGGTCATCGAAAAGGAATGTCTTGCAGTAATTTGGGGAATCACCAAATTTGAACGGTACTTGTATGGACGTTCATTCATTCTGGAGACCGACCATCAACCATTGGTGTATTTGAATAAGCTCAAAGGGACCAACGCCAGATTGATGAGGTGGGCTTTGATTCTTCAACCCTATCGTTTCACGATTCGCGCCATTCGTGGGAAAGACAATGTAGGAGCGGATTGTCTGAGCAGACTTTAG
- the LOC138325762 gene encoding uridine-cytidine kinase-like 1 isoform X1, translating into MAFIFDRPGSASSASDSGSGSGEDHDPEIQIGDMATSPPKSPLKPPKSPCKTSLIKRQKSLIAATSNKSVRVYHAGIRTLYTAGRPPWYDSHGSHKEAFVIGVCGGSASGKTTVAKRIIEMLDVPWVSLLSMDSFYKVLSEKEHKLAGENEYNFDHPDAFDFDLLIKTLQRLKEGKNVEVPMYNFITHGRDKQTKTIYGANVVIFEGIMSFVNKELIELMDMRIFVDTDSDIRLARRLKRDIAERGRELEGVLKQYNKFVKPAFEHYIEPSMTYADIIVPRGGENKVAVSLIVMHVHTQLQKRGFKLRSKLALSANNGTKMPDSLFVLEKTPQVQGLHTFIRNRETARDEFIFYSKRLMRLLFEYAMSMLPFKSVKVETPQNVLYDGKRLNATKMGNEQTEVTLKICGVSILRAGETMEQALCEVCKDIRLGKILIQTNFDTGEPELHYLRLPKDIKESHVMLMDATVATGAAAMMAIRVLLDHDVPEENILLLSLLMAQSGVHSVAYAFPKVKIVTTAVDKNVNDKFHILPGIGNFGDRYFGTDLPVES; encoded by the exons ATGGCGTTTATTTTTGATAGACCTGGATCTGCTAGCTCGGCGTCTGACAG tgGTAGTGGATCTGGAGAGGACCACGATCCTGAGATCCAGATAGGAGACATGGCCACATCTCCACCTAAATCTCCGCTTAAACCTCCCAAAAGTCCATGTAAGACATCCCTCATCAAACGACAGAAGTCGCTGATAGCTGCCACCTCCAACAAATCGGTCCGTGTTTATCATGCGGGTATCAGGACTCTGTACACGGCTGGCCGACCACCCTGGTACGATTCACATGGATCTCACAAGGAGGCCTTCGTCATTG GGGTATGCGGTGGTAGTGCTTCTGGAAAGACTACTGTCGCCAAGAGGATCATAGAAATGTTAGATGTACCCTGGGTCAGTCTTCTGAGTATGGACTCCTTCTACAAG GTGTTGAGTGAGAAGGAGCACAAGTTAGCTGGGGAGAATGAATACAACTTTGACCATCCTGATGCCTTTGATTTTGATCTTCTGATCAAAACACTACAGAGACTGAAAGAAGGCAAGAATGTAGAAGTACCCATGTATAACTTCATTACCCATGGCCGTGACAAACAAACA AAAACTATCTATGGTGCCAATGTTGTGATATTTGAAGGAATCATGTCGTTTGTCAACAAAGAGCTGATTgag TTAATGGACATGAGGATATTTGTGGACACAGACTCCGATATCCGACTAGCACGGCGGTTGAAGAGGGACATTGCCGAGCGAGGCCGAGAGTTGGAAGGAGTGTTAAAACAGTACAATAAGTTTGTTAAGCCTGCCTTTGAACATTACATAGAACCCTCAATGACCTATGCTGACATCATTGTACCAAGAG GAGGAGAAAATAAAGTTGCAGTCAGTCTGATTGTAATGCATGTGCATACACAACTCCAAAAG AGGGGCTTCAAACTACGATCCAAGCTAGCTCTCTCAGCCAACAATGGAACTAAGATGCCAGATTCCCTGTTTGTTCTGGAAAAGACTCCACAAGTTCAGGGACTTCATACCTTTATAAG aaACCGAGAAACTGCAAGAGATGAGTTTATATTCTACTCCAAGAGGCTAATGAGGCTGCTGTTTGAGTATGCCATGTCTATGCTTCCATTCAAG TCGGTGAAGGTAGAGACACCACAGAATGTACTATACGATGGGAAAAGACTCAATGCCACCAAg ATGGGTAACGAACAGACTGAGGTTActttaaaa ATATGTGGAGTGTCCATACTGCGTGCTGGAGAGACCATGGAACAAGCTCTGTGTGAAGTATGTAAGGACATTAGACTCGGCAAGATCCTTATACAGACCAACTTTGATACTGGAGAGCCAGAG CTCCATTACCTGCGTCTCCCTAAGGACATCAAAGAGAGCCACGTCATGCTGATGGATGCCACAGTTGCCACGGGAGCAGCGGCCATGATGGCTATTAGAGTGTTGTTGGACCACGATGTTCCTGAAGAAAACATTCTTCTACTGTCTCTGTTGATGGCCCAATCAG GGGTACACTCAGTGGCCTATGCCTTCCCTAAGGTAAAGATTGTCACTACAGCTGTGGACAAAAACGTGAACGATAAATTCCACATACTGCCCGGTATTG GAAATTTTGGAGACCGATACTTTGGAACTGACCTTCCTGTTGAAAGTTGA
- the LOC138325762 gene encoding uridine-cytidine kinase-like 1 isoform X2, whose amino-acid sequence MAFIFDRPGSASSASDSGSGSGEDHDPEIQIGDMATSPPKSPLKPPKSPCKTSLIKRQKSLIAATSNKSVRVYHAGIRTLYTAGRPPWYDSHGSHKEAFVIGVCGGSASGKTTVAKRIIEMLDVPWVSLLSMDSFYKVLSEKEHKLAGENEYNFDHPDAFDFDLLIKTLQRLKEGKNVEVPMYNFITHGRDKQTKTIYGANVVIFEGIMSFVNKELIELMDMRIFVDTDSDIRLARRLKRDIAERGRELEGVLKQYNKFVKPAFEHYIEPSMTYADIIVPRGGENKVAVSLIVMHVHTQLQKRGFKLRSKLALSANNGTKMPDSLFVLEKTPQVQGLHTFIRNRETARDEFIFYSKRLMRLLFEYAMSMLPFKSVKVETPQNVLYDGKRLNATKKSIDKMICGVSILRAGETMEQALCEVCKDIRLGKILIQTNFDTGEPELHYLRLPKDIKESHVMLMDATVATGAAAMMAIRVLLDHDVPEENILLLSLLMAQSGVHSVAYAFPKVKIVTTAVDKNVNDKFHILPGIGNFGDRYFGTDLPVES is encoded by the exons ATGGCGTTTATTTTTGATAGACCTGGATCTGCTAGCTCGGCGTCTGACAG tgGTAGTGGATCTGGAGAGGACCACGATCCTGAGATCCAGATAGGAGACATGGCCACATCTCCACCTAAATCTCCGCTTAAACCTCCCAAAAGTCCATGTAAGACATCCCTCATCAAACGACAGAAGTCGCTGATAGCTGCCACCTCCAACAAATCGGTCCGTGTTTATCATGCGGGTATCAGGACTCTGTACACGGCTGGCCGACCACCCTGGTACGATTCACATGGATCTCACAAGGAGGCCTTCGTCATTG GGGTATGCGGTGGTAGTGCTTCTGGAAAGACTACTGTCGCCAAGAGGATCATAGAAATGTTAGATGTACCCTGGGTCAGTCTTCTGAGTATGGACTCCTTCTACAAG GTGTTGAGTGAGAAGGAGCACAAGTTAGCTGGGGAGAATGAATACAACTTTGACCATCCTGATGCCTTTGATTTTGATCTTCTGATCAAAACACTACAGAGACTGAAAGAAGGCAAGAATGTAGAAGTACCCATGTATAACTTCATTACCCATGGCCGTGACAAACAAACA AAAACTATCTATGGTGCCAATGTTGTGATATTTGAAGGAATCATGTCGTTTGTCAACAAAGAGCTGATTgag TTAATGGACATGAGGATATTTGTGGACACAGACTCCGATATCCGACTAGCACGGCGGTTGAAGAGGGACATTGCCGAGCGAGGCCGAGAGTTGGAAGGAGTGTTAAAACAGTACAATAAGTTTGTTAAGCCTGCCTTTGAACATTACATAGAACCCTCAATGACCTATGCTGACATCATTGTACCAAGAG GAGGAGAAAATAAAGTTGCAGTCAGTCTGATTGTAATGCATGTGCATACACAACTCCAAAAG AGGGGCTTCAAACTACGATCCAAGCTAGCTCTCTCAGCCAACAATGGAACTAAGATGCCAGATTCCCTGTTTGTTCTGGAAAAGACTCCACAAGTTCAGGGACTTCATACCTTTATAAG aaACCGAGAAACTGCAAGAGATGAGTTTATATTCTACTCCAAGAGGCTAATGAGGCTGCTGTTTGAGTATGCCATGTCTATGCTTCCATTCAAG TCGGTGAAGGTAGAGACACCACAGAATGTACTATACGATGGGAAAAGACTCAATGCCACCAAg AAAAGCATAGACAAAATG ATATGTGGAGTGTCCATACTGCGTGCTGGAGAGACCATGGAACAAGCTCTGTGTGAAGTATGTAAGGACATTAGACTCGGCAAGATCCTTATACAGACCAACTTTGATACTGGAGAGCCAGAG CTCCATTACCTGCGTCTCCCTAAGGACATCAAAGAGAGCCACGTCATGCTGATGGATGCCACAGTTGCCACGGGAGCAGCGGCCATGATGGCTATTAGAGTGTTGTTGGACCACGATGTTCCTGAAGAAAACATTCTTCTACTGTCTCTGTTGATGGCCCAATCAG GGGTACACTCAGTGGCCTATGCCTTCCCTAAGGTAAAGATTGTCACTACAGCTGTGGACAAAAACGTGAACGATAAATTCCACATACTGCCCGGTATTG GAAATTTTGGAGACCGATACTTTGGAACTGACCTTCCTGTTGAAAGTTGA
- the LOC138325762 gene encoding uridine-cytidine kinase-like 1 isoform X3 gives MAFIFDRPGSASSASDSGSGSGEDHDPEIQIGDMATSPPKSPLKPPKSPCKTSLIKRQKSLIAATSNKSVRVYHAGIRTLYTAGRPPWYDSHGSHKEAFVIGVCGGSASGKTTVAKRIIEMLDVPWVSLLSMDSFYKVLSEKEHKLAGENEYNFDHPDAFDFDLLIKTLQRLKEGKNVEVPMYNFITHGRDKQTKTIYGANVVIFEGIMSFVNKELIELMDMRIFVDTDSDIRLARRLKRDIAERGRELEGVLKQYNKFVKPAFEHYIEPSMTYADIIVPRGGENKVAVSLIVMHVHTQLQKRGFKLRSKLALSANNGTKMPDSLFVLEKTPQVQGLHTFIRNRETARDEFIFYSKRLMRLLFEYAMSMLPFKSVKVETPQNVLYDGKRLNATKICGVSILRAGETMEQALCEVCKDIRLGKILIQTNFDTGEPELHYLRLPKDIKESHVMLMDATVATGAAAMMAIRVLLDHDVPEENILLLSLLMAQSGVHSVAYAFPKVKIVTTAVDKNVNDKFHILPGIGNFGDRYFGTDLPVES, from the exons ATGGCGTTTATTTTTGATAGACCTGGATCTGCTAGCTCGGCGTCTGACAG tgGTAGTGGATCTGGAGAGGACCACGATCCTGAGATCCAGATAGGAGACATGGCCACATCTCCACCTAAATCTCCGCTTAAACCTCCCAAAAGTCCATGTAAGACATCCCTCATCAAACGACAGAAGTCGCTGATAGCTGCCACCTCCAACAAATCGGTCCGTGTTTATCATGCGGGTATCAGGACTCTGTACACGGCTGGCCGACCACCCTGGTACGATTCACATGGATCTCACAAGGAGGCCTTCGTCATTG GGGTATGCGGTGGTAGTGCTTCTGGAAAGACTACTGTCGCCAAGAGGATCATAGAAATGTTAGATGTACCCTGGGTCAGTCTTCTGAGTATGGACTCCTTCTACAAG GTGTTGAGTGAGAAGGAGCACAAGTTAGCTGGGGAGAATGAATACAACTTTGACCATCCTGATGCCTTTGATTTTGATCTTCTGATCAAAACACTACAGAGACTGAAAGAAGGCAAGAATGTAGAAGTACCCATGTATAACTTCATTACCCATGGCCGTGACAAACAAACA AAAACTATCTATGGTGCCAATGTTGTGATATTTGAAGGAATCATGTCGTTTGTCAACAAAGAGCTGATTgag TTAATGGACATGAGGATATTTGTGGACACAGACTCCGATATCCGACTAGCACGGCGGTTGAAGAGGGACATTGCCGAGCGAGGCCGAGAGTTGGAAGGAGTGTTAAAACAGTACAATAAGTTTGTTAAGCCTGCCTTTGAACATTACATAGAACCCTCAATGACCTATGCTGACATCATTGTACCAAGAG GAGGAGAAAATAAAGTTGCAGTCAGTCTGATTGTAATGCATGTGCATACACAACTCCAAAAG AGGGGCTTCAAACTACGATCCAAGCTAGCTCTCTCAGCCAACAATGGAACTAAGATGCCAGATTCCCTGTTTGTTCTGGAAAAGACTCCACAAGTTCAGGGACTTCATACCTTTATAAG aaACCGAGAAACTGCAAGAGATGAGTTTATATTCTACTCCAAGAGGCTAATGAGGCTGCTGTTTGAGTATGCCATGTCTATGCTTCCATTCAAG TCGGTGAAGGTAGAGACACCACAGAATGTACTATACGATGGGAAAAGACTCAATGCCACCAAg ATATGTGGAGTGTCCATACTGCGTGCTGGAGAGACCATGGAACAAGCTCTGTGTGAAGTATGTAAGGACATTAGACTCGGCAAGATCCTTATACAGACCAACTTTGATACTGGAGAGCCAGAG CTCCATTACCTGCGTCTCCCTAAGGACATCAAAGAGAGCCACGTCATGCTGATGGATGCCACAGTTGCCACGGGAGCAGCGGCCATGATGGCTATTAGAGTGTTGTTGGACCACGATGTTCCTGAAGAAAACATTCTTCTACTGTCTCTGTTGATGGCCCAATCAG GGGTACACTCAGTGGCCTATGCCTTCCCTAAGGTAAAGATTGTCACTACAGCTGTGGACAAAAACGTGAACGATAAATTCCACATACTGCCCGGTATTG GAAATTTTGGAGACCGATACTTTGGAACTGACCTTCCTGTTGAAAGTTGA